Part of the Caulobacter sp. SL161 genome is shown below.
CCCTCAGGCTTCGGCGGCGATCCGCGCGCCTTCGTGGCCGATCCGGCGGCGCCCGATGTCCTGGTGCTGGAAAAGCCCGGCTTGAAGGTCTGGGCCTTCCCGGTGGCGCACCATCCGGTCGAGGGCGCGGTCGGCTATCGCTTCGAATACAAGGGCCGCAGCGTCGTGATCAGCGGCGACACCGGTCCTTCGGAGCGCCTCGTTAAGGCCGCCAAGGGCGCGGACCTGCTGCTGCACGAAGGCCTGGCCCCGAGCCTCGTCGCCGTCCAGAAGGAGGTCGCCGAAAAGATCGGACGCGAGAACTACGCCAAGATCTTCCACGACATTCTTGACTATCACACCGCCCCCGAGGTCGCGGCCCAAGAGGCCAAGACGGCCGGCGTCGGCGCGCTGATGTTCTATCACATCATCCCGCCGCTGCCGGTGCGGGCGCTGGACGGACCGTTCCTGGGCCGCTCGCGCGAGATTTTCGGCGGGCCGATCAAGGTCGGCCGCGACGGCGACTTCGCCTCGCTGCCGGCGGGCTCGAAGGAGATCAAGTGGTCCAACCGCTTGCTCGCACTCTAGATTGGACTTGGCCCTGCGGCGCTCGCGGGGCTAAGCAGGGCGGAACACAGGGAGGTCCCGTTCGTGAGTTCCGCGCCGCGCTATCTTCGAGCGGGGGCCGATGTCGCGCCCGAAGCTCCCGCCGCGGATGGGCGCCGTCGGCGTTCCCAAGACAGCCGCGCCCGGATCGTCCAGGCCATGCTGGATCTTGTGCGGGAAGGGGACATTTCGCCCTCGGCGGAACTGGTGGCCACCCGCGCCGACGTAGGCCTGCGGACCGTGTTTCGCCACTTCAAGGACCTTGAGAGCCTGTATCTTGAGATGTCGGCGGTGATCGAGGGCGAGCTGATGTCGCTGGTCCACACGCCGTTCAAGGGCGCCACCTGGCGCGACCGGGTGCTTGAGCTTGTCGAGCGTCGGGGATGGGCCTACGAGCGGATCGCGCCCTTCAAGCGGGCGTCGGAAGTCCTGCGTCACAATTCGCCGACGCTTCGGGCCGACAACACCAAGATGGTGGAGATCTCGCGCGAAATCCTGCGCCGCCAGCTGCCGCCGGAGATCGCCAAGGATCGCATACGCTTCGAGGGGATCGATCTGCTGCTCAGCTTCGACGCCTGGAACCGCCTTCGCCGCGATCAGGATTTGTCGCCGAAGCGGACGACCGAGATCTTGCAGGCGATGATCAGCGGCCTCCTACAAGGCGTTCCAGACGCGCAAGCGGACCTGTGAAAACGCGCCGGCCCCGTGTGCGAGGTCGACGCGCTTTAACCGGGGCTTGCTCTACAGCGTGCGCTCGCCCGGCCGTCCGCCGCGTGACGACGAGCCGCCTTTTCGACCGGCGTTGGCGGCGAGATCTCGATCCTTGGCGAAGCTGCGTTTCTCACTGGGTACGCTGGCGCCGCCCTTCCTGGCGATCTCGCGGCGGCGTTCCGGATCCATGGCGGCGAAACCGCGACGGCCGCGGGGACGTTCGCTATCGGTGTCCATCTGGGGCTCCTAGTGGGGACGTGTCACGGGCGGGACGCGCGGAAAGGCGGCGTTGTAGGGACAGTCGTCCGCAGGGATCGACCGGCGTCGGGGTTGGTCACGGGCGTCGTTTCCTCTGCATTCCAGTGACATAACCGGCGAAGCCGCTTTCGGTTCACTGATTGAGCTGACGAATTGCGCCGTCTTGCGGATCTGGTCTCGGTTGAAGCGAGGGCCCGCATCAGCCGCGCGGGGGGGCGCCGCGGCCGCCCGGCCCTGGTCCCTGACCGCCGCCACGCCCGGGGCGCAAGCCGCCTTGCGCTGGGGTCTTGGGCAGTTCGGCCAGACGCAGAAGGCCGTCCCGGTCTGTGTCCAGCAGGGCAAAGCGCGTCTTGGCGGCCTTGGCGGCTTCATCGCGGGTGATCCGCCGATCAAAGTCGCCGTCCGAGGCCATCACGGGTTGCGGCTCGGCGATGAGCCCGTAAAGCGCGGCGCCTTGCAGCACATTGGCGCCCTGGCGTGCGCGCCGAGGGGGCTCGCCGCCGTCCTGTCCCAGCCCCATGGGCCCCCGGCGCAGCGAGGCGGGGGGCGGACCGCCGATGATCTCCGGCGCGATACGGTTTTCGTAGGCGGAGACCTCGAAGCCGTCGATGACGCCGCTACGGTCAACGTCGAGGACTGCGAAGAAGCGCAGGGCGTCGGCCACGAACTCCTCGCGGTTCAGCGCGCCGTCGTGGTTGGCGTCTGCGCCGGCGAACCAGGTCTCGACGGGGTAGGGGGCTTTAGGCGGTGCGCGGAAAGGCTCGCCCGCAGGGCTGATGAAGAGCTGCGGACCCTCCATGTCGCCCTTCGGACCCGCTCCGTCCTTCGGGCCGAAGCGCGCCGGCGGGCCACCGGGCGGGCCACCGGGGGGCGCTGGCGCAAGCGGCCAGGATCGTGGCGAGGGCGGCGGTCAGGCCAAGCGAACGAAGCATCTTTAGGGGCTCTCCAAGCGGTCAGGCTATGGAGACCAAAAGCTTGGCCTTGAGATGACCGATCCCGCCGGGCGCCCCTCAGGGTCGAAACAATCCAGACCCGTTCCCGCCGCAATCAGGCCGGCAACTTGACCGTGGCGCGCAGGCCGCCGCCCAGGCGGTTGGCCAGAACCACATCGCCACCGTGCGCCCGGGCCAGCGAGCGGACCACGGCCAGCCCCAGGCCAATGCCGCCTGTCTCGCGATTGCGTGACGGCTCACCGCGATAGAACGGCTCGAAGACGCGCTCCAGCTCAGCAGGCGGCACGCCGGGGCCGTCGTCGTCTATCTCGATGATCGCCATGCCGTCCTCGGAGAACACCCTGCCGCGCGCGCGGCCGCCGTACTTCAAGGCGTTCTCGACGAGGTTGGAGACCAGACGCTTCAAGGCGACGGGATCGCCTTCGATCACGGTCTTTTCGGTCCTCTCGACGGTCGCATCGCCGCCCGTCTCGGCGGCTTCGTCCATCACGCTTTCCAGCAGCGAGGACAGCTCCAGCTTCGTGCGTTCGGCGGGGCGATTGGTGTCGCGTACGAAGCCCAGGGTGGCGGAGATCATCGCCTCCATCTGGTCGATATCGGCCGCGAGCTTGGGACGGATATCCTCGGGCGCCGCCTCAATCCGGAACTTCAGGCGCGTCAGCGGCGTGCGCAGGTCGTGAGCGATCGCGCCGACCATGGCCGTGCGATCCTCGACGTAGCGGCGCAGGCGCTCCTGCATCATATTGAAGGCGTTGGCCGCCGCCACCACCTCGCCCGAGCCGGTGATGCTCAGGGGCGGGGTGCGGGGGTCCTTGCCGAGACGCTCGGCGGCGTCGGCGAAGGCGGTGATGGGCTGCGCCAGGCGACGGGCGAACAGCCAGGCCAGCGGCGTCACGGCGATCACCGACAACAGCAGGATCAGCAGGATGCGTTGCTGCCAGCTGTCGAAGCGCAGGGTGGGCTTGGGCTCGACGACCAGCCAGCGGCCGTCGCTCTGCCGAACGCCGACCTTGAAGTCGCCAAAGATCAGGGGCTCGTCGCGCGCCTGAGCGCTGCGCGCGTTGTCACCGCCGCCCGGCGCGCCGCCTTCACGAGCGAAGGGCTCGCGCGCGCCTGGCCGACCATTCGCCCCCGCCGGCGGCGCGTCGGGCCTGGGCGGGGTGACCGGCGTGCGACGGACGAAGAAGCGCGGGCCGTTGTCGATCTGCAGTTCGACGCGGTTGGCCGGCACGCCCAGCGCCTTGCCGATACCGGCCTTGAAGTCGGCGCGACGCGGCGTCTCGGGGTTGCCCGCGCGGATCGAGCCGTCTTGCTTGACGACCAGAAGCCGCCCGTCGCGCGGCTGAACCGGCTGACCGGTCTTGAGCGCCCGGACGATCTCGCTGGAGCGATAGAATTCTGGCGGCGGCGGGGGCAGGGTGAAGATCACCGCGATCGAAATCAGCTGGGCCGCCACCAGGGTGACGATCACCAGTTCCAGCGCCTGAACGAACAGCGGCGCGCCGCGCCGGGACAGGATCATGGGGTGCGCACGACCTTGGCGGTGAACATGTAGCCTTCGCTGCGGATAGTGCGGATCAGTTCGCTGCCCCCGCCATCATCGAGCTTGCGGCGCAGGCGGCTGATCTGGACGTCGATGGCGCGATCATAGGCGTCGCTGTCGCGACCCCGCGCCAGATCCAGCAACTGGTCGCGCGTGAGGACGCGCTGGGGACGCTCGACGAAGGCGCGCAGCAGCGAGAACTCGCCGCTGGACAGGTTCACCACGATCGACTGAGGCGAGCGCAGTTCGCGGCGCACGAGGTCCAGGCGCCAACCGGCGAACTCGCAGGCCGCGCCCATCGCGTCGTCGACCGCGCGCGGCTCCTGGCGTCGGCGCAGCACGGCGCGGACGCGGGCCAACAGCTCGCGCGGGTTGCAGGGCTTGGGCAGATAGTCGTCCGCGCCCAGCTCCAGGCCGACGATGCGGTCGGTTTCCTCGCCCATCGCCGACAGCATGATGATGGCGGGAGCTTCGGGCGTCGCGGAGAGCCGGCGGCAGATGGCCAGGCCGTCTTCGCCGGGCAGCATGACATCGAGCACGATCAGGTCGATCGGCCCCCGCGCCAGAACCTGCTCCATCGTGCGGCCATCCTGGGCGGTCTCGACCACATAGCCGTGCTTGGCGAGAAAGTCGGACACCACGTCGCGTATGCCCGGATCGTCATCGACGATCAGGATCCGCGAAGGCGCCCCGCGGACGGCCTCGAGCTCGCTTTGGGCGGCGTTTTGGACGTTTTCCATGCGAATTTCCTGTCACGCCCCCGTCACGTTCAGATTTCACGGCTGAAACAGCCGCGCAACCCAGTCCGCGACCGGACGTCTCAGGCCTGCCTAGCCGGGGGAGTTGTTTTTCGGGATCGTGAAGCCGGCGCCTTGCGCCTTCATCGCCGCGACCACGCGATCGCCGACAAAGGGATTGCCCCGGCGCTCGGCCCCAAAGGTCGACATCGGGCCATGGCCCGGCACGAAGCGCACGTCCTCGCCCAGCGGCCACAGTTTCTGGGTGATCGAGTCGATCAGGTCCTGGTGGTTGCCCATCGGAAAATCCGTGCGGCCGATCGAGCCTTGGAACAGCACGTCGCCGACCTGGGCGAACTTGGTCTCGCGGTGGAAGAACACCACGTGTCCAGGCGTGTGGCCCGGGCAGTGGAAGACCTCGAATTCGGTCTCGCCCAGGGTGACCGTATCGCCATCGTCCAGCCAGCGATCGGTGACGAAGATCCGGGCTTCGGGCATGCCGTACATCTCGCCGCTGTCCTGGATGCGGTCGATCCAGAACTGGTCATCCTTGTGCGGGCCCTCGATCGGGGCGCCGGTTCGCGCCTTCAGTTCGGCCGCGCCGCCGGCGTGGTCCATATGGCCATGAGTGATCCAGATCTTCTCCAGGGTCAGGCCCTTGTCGGCGATGGCCTTGAGCAGGCGGTCGACCTCGCCGCCGGGATCGATCACGGCGGCTTTCAGGGTCTTGGCGCACCAGACGATCGTGCAGTTCTGCTGCAGCGGGGTGACCGGGGCGATCACGGCGCCGATCGGCATGGTCTGGGTCATGGAAACTCCTTGGCTACCCGCAACATAGACGCAGGGGCCGCTCAAATGAAGAAGGCCCGGGGATCGCTCCCGGGCCTTCGTTTTCCGCAGAAACGGCGTTGCTCAACTCACGTCGTCAACACCGCACCTATCGCCCTAGGCGGGCGAGTTCGCGTCGGTCTCTTCGGTGATGTCGATACCCTTGGCCAGCTTCGAGTGCCAGTAGCCGTAGGCGATATAGATGATTGCGCCGACGGCGGCGTAACCGCCCAGGATCATCAGCGGCAGCGGGTTGTCGTTCATCGCGTGAACGATCATCGGCTGGAAGTTCTGATAGGCCAGGAACAAGCAGGCCGCGATGCCGGCCGCCGCCGTGAAGATGCCGCCCGGCACCTTGAACGGACGCGGCAGGTCGGGGTGCTTGATGCGCAGATAGATCACCGACAGGCAGACGATCGAGAAGGCCACGGCCGTGCCCAGCGACACCAGATCGCCCAGCAGGCTGATCGGCAGGAACGAGGCGGCGATGGCGATCACCACGCCCAGCAGGATGGTGCCCATCCAGGGGGTGCGGAACTTGGGGTGGATCTCGGCGAACACCTTCGGCAGCAGGCCGTCGCGGGCCATGGTGTAGAAGATGCGGGTCTGGCCGTAGCACAGCACCAGCATGACCGAGGACAGGCCGGTGATGGCGCCGATCTTGATGGCGAAGCTGAGCAGGTTCAGCTTGCCGCCCTCAGCCGCGGCGTACGGGATGTCGGCCCATTCCAGACCCATGCGGTCGATGGCGACGGCGATCGGGGCCGGGCTGGCCAGTTCACGGAAGGGGACGACGCCGGTCATGACGGCGGCCACGGCCATGTAGATCAGCGTACAGATGATCAGGGCGCCCAGGATGCCGATCGGCACGTCGCGCGAGGGGTTCTTGGCCTCGGCGGCGGCGGTCGAAACGGCTTCGAAGCCGACATAGGCGAAGAAGATGATGGCGGCGCCGCGGAAGATGCCGCCGATGCCGAACTCGCCGGGCTGACCGGTCGGCTCGGGGATGAAGGGCACCCAGTTGGCCGGGTTGATGTATTGCGCGCCGACCGCGATGAACGTGACCAGAACGATCACCTTGATGACCACGATGGCGTTGTTGACGTTGGCGGACTCGCTGACGCCGACCACCAGCAGGGCCGAAACCATGGCGATGCCGATGGCGGCCACCAGGTTCAGCGTGCCGGTCATGGCGAACATCGTGCCGCCGCCGGGCGCGGCCACGGCCTGGATCAGCGGCGTCGCCCACATGGGCGCATCAGCGCCGGCGACCTGGATCATCGGGAAGTTGATGCCCAGTGCGTGCAGGGTGCTGACCACATAGCCCGACCAGCCGACCGCCACGGTCGAGGCGGCCACGCCGTACTCGAGCACGAGCAGCCAGCCCATGATCCAGGCGAAAACCTCGCCCAGGGTGCCGTAGGCGTAGGTGTAGGCGGAGCCCGAAACCGGCATGGTCGAGGCCAGTTCGGCGTAGCACAGGCCGGCCAGGGCGCAGGCGATGCCCGCGACGATGAACGACAGCATGATGGCGGGGCCGGCGTTGGCCGAGGCCACCTGACCCGTAAGCACGAAGATGCCGGCGCCGATGATCGCGCCGACGCCCAGGCTCATCAGATTGATGGGACCCAGCGTACGCTTAAGCTGGCTATGCGCGGCCTCCTTCTGGATGCTCGCGATCGACTTTTTCAAAAATAGCCTGTTTCCGGCCATGTGTGCGTTTCCCCAACGACCAGCGAACCTCCGCCGGTCAGGCATTGGGGGCGGACGTTAGTCAGAGAGGCGTCGTCGCGCAACGCCTTGCGGTGACGGATGCGATTTCAGGGGTTATGCCTCCATCCAATGCTGCCTATCGAGAATGTCCTGCCCGCGCTGAAGGCGGCGCTGCTCGCAAACAACGCGACCGTCTTGGTCGCGCCGCCCGGTGCGGGCAAGACGACGGCTGTTCCCTTGGCGCTCTTGGATGCGCCGTGGGTCGAGGGACGCAAGATCATCGTCCTGGAGCCAAGGCGTCTGGCCGCCCGCGCGGCGGCCGCGCGGCTGGCGTCCAATCTGGGCGAATCCGTCGGCGATACGGTGGGCTTCCGCGTGCGGCTGCAGTCGAAAGTCTCGGCCAGGACGCGGATCGAGGTCGTCACCGAGGGTGTGTTCACCCGCATGATTCTCGACGATCCCGGCCTGGACGGGGTGGCGGCCGTGCTGTTCGACGAGTTCCACGAGCGCAGTCTCGACGCGGATCTGGGCCTGGCCTTCGCCCGCGACGTGCAGAGCGTGTTGCGCGAGGACCTGCGTCTGCTGATCATGTCGGCGACGCTGGACGGCGCCCGGATTTCGTCGCTTCTGGATGACGCGCCGATCGTCGAGAGCCAGGGCCGCATGTTCCCGGTCGACACGCGTTACCTCGGCCGCGACGAGCGCCAGCGGCTGGAGGAGCGGGTCGGACGGGCGGTCGAGCGGGCTCTCGCCGAAGAGAGCGGCTCTATCCTGGTCTTTCTCCCCGGACAGGGCGAGATCCGGCGCGCGGAAAGCTGGCTGAACGAGCGCCTGCGCCGGCCGGACGTCGACATCGCGCCGCTGTATGGGGCGCTGGAGCCGGCGGCGCAGGACCGCGCCATTTCGCCGGCCCCACCCGGGCGACGCAAGGTGGTGCTGGCCACCTCGATCGCCGAGACCAGCCTGACCATTGAGGGCGTGCGCGTCGTGATCGATGCGGGTCAGGCGCGCGTGCCGCGCTTTGATCCGGCCTCGGGGATCACGCGGCTGGAGACCGTGCGGGTCAGCCGCGCCGCCGCCGACCAGCGACGCGGCCGCGCCGGCCGTACCGAGCCCGGCGTCTGCTACCGCCTGTGGGACGAGCCCGAGACCCGGTCGCTGCCCGCCTTCGCCCGGCCCGAAATCCTGGAGGCGGACCTCTCGCGCCTGGCGCTGGATCTGGCGCGCTGGGGGACCAAGGACCCTGGCGACCTGACCTTCCTGGACCCGCCGCCTGCCGCCGCCTTCGCCGAGGCGCGGACGCTGCTGACCCGGGTGCAGGCCCTGGACTCGCAGGGCGACCTGACCGCCCACGGCAAGGCGCTGGCCGACCTGCCGCTGCCGCCGCGTCTGGCGCACATGGTCGCGCGGGGTGCGGCCTCGGGCCAGGCCCGCGAGGCGGCCGAGATCGCCGCCGTGCTGACCGAGCAAGGTCTGGGCGGGCGCGATGTCGATCTGCGGCGGCGGCTGGAGGGCCTGCACCGGGATCGCTCGCCGCGCGGCCGCGACGCCATGGCGCTGGTCGAGCGATGGGCGCGCGCGGCGGGCAAACCTCCAAAAGGCAAAGGGGGCAGCGCCAAACCGCTCGAGATTGGGTTGCTGCTGGCCGAGGCCTATCCCGAGCGGGTGGCCAAAGCGCGCGGTAAGCCCGGCGAGTTCCAGCTGGCCGGCGGACGCGGCGTCTATCTCGAACCGACCGATACCCTGGCCCGCGAGGCCTGGCTGGCGGTCGGCGAGCTGGGCGGCGGCGACAGCCGTGACCGCATCCTGCTGGCCGCCGCCGTCGACGAAGCGGACCTTCGCGAGACCTTCGCCGATCGCCTGGTCGCCGAAGATCGCCTGGAGACCACCGGCGGCAAGGTGCGCGCCAAGCGCCTTCTGCGGCTGGGCAAGCTCGTTTTGGAAGAACGACTGATCGAGAACCCCGATCCGGCGATGATCGCCACTGCGCTGATGGACCAGGTCCGGGCCGAGGGACTGTCGGCCCTGCGCCTGGGTGAGCGGGGCAGGGCGCTGCTGGACCGCGTGGCCTTCCTGCGCGCGGTCGACGGCGATACTTGGCCCGACCTGTCGGAGAGCGCCCTGATCGCGCGCCTCGACGAATGGCTGGAGCCGCTGCTGGCCGGTCGCTCTTCGCTATCCAGCCTGGACGAGGGGACGCTGCACGATGCGCTGAAGACGCTGGTGCCGTGGGATCTCCAACGAAAGATGGACGCGCTGCTGCCGGCCCGCTTCGAGGCCCCGACCGGCAACACCTTCGCCATCGACTATTCCGCCGAGGGCGGCCCCCGCGTCGAGGTGCGGGTGGGCGAGCTTTACGGCCTCTCCGAACACCCCAGCGTCGCCGGTGGCAAGGTCCCGCTGACGCTCTCTTTGCTGTCGCCCGCCCACCGCCCGATCCAGATCACCAAGGACTTGCCGGGCTTCTGGAAAGGCTCCTGGCGCGAGGTGAAGGTCGAGATGAAGGGGCGCTATCCGAGGCACGTCTGGCCGGATGATCCGGCGAACGCTGCGCCGGTGACGCGGGCGAAGCCGAGGGGGACGTGAGACTCGCCTCAGGCGAGCGCTATTGCCGTAAGTCGCCTTAGGTGCGATCTGTCAGCCGTGACCGCGATCTCGCGGATGGGGGCTCTCTATGCGTCGTTTTCTGATTTCCACGATTGCTGCGGCTTCAATGGCTGCGCCGGGTCTGGCTCACGCGGGCATCTACACCGACGAGATGTCCAAGTGTCTTGTCCGCTCGGCGACGCCGCAGGACCAATCGGACCTCGTGGTCTGGGTTTTCGCCGCCATGGGCTCACACCCGTCGACGAAGGCTTACGTCACGATCAACCCCGCGCAGCGCGTCGAGATCACCAAGAAGGCGGCGGGTCTGATGGAGCGCTTGCTCATTACCAGCTGTCGAAAGGAAACCGTCGAGGCGATCAAGTACGAGGGTTCGTCGGCGATCGAACAATCCTTCGGCGTTCTTGGTCAGGTGGCGATGCGCAGTCTGATGGGCGATCCCAGCGTGGCCCAAAACTTCGCTGCGCTCGGCGAATATGTCGATGAGTCCAAGTTCGAGGCGCTGAGCAAAGAGGCCGGCGTCGTGGACAACAAGAAGTCGGGCGACAAGTAGCGCCGCGTCTACCCCGTCACCGTATAGATCATGATCCCCGTCGCCACCGACAGGTTCAGGCTGTCGGCACGGCCGCGCATCGGGATCTTCACGTTGACATCGCACGCCGCCGCTAGTTCCGGCGGCAGGCCCTGTTGTTCGTTGCCCATGAGGATCAGCGAGGGCTTCACATAGTCGGCGGACTTGTGGTCGACGGTGGCGGTCAGCAGGGTGCCCACCACGCTGCCGGGCCAGGTTTCGCGCCAGGCCAGGAACTCAGGGATCGTGGCCTTGGCGATCTTGACCGCGAAGATCGAGCCCATGGTCGCGCGGACGCCCTCGACCGAATAGGGATCGACGCAGTCGCCGACCAGGATCACCCCGCCGCAGCCGGCCGCGTCGGCGGTGCGGATGACGGTGCCGAGGTTGCCGGGGTCGCGGACGGCTTGCATGGCCACCCAGCACGGCGCGCTTTCGGGGACGATGGCCGACAGCGGCGTGAACACTTGGCGGAAGACGGCGACCACGGCTTGAGGGTTGTCACGGCGCGAGACCTTCTCGAGGATTTCGCGATTGACCTCAATGACTTCGCCGCCGGCCTTCAGGCAAGCGGCGACAGCCTTCTTCAGCATCGGATGGTCGGCCGCGTCGGGGCCGTACATGACGATCTTGGGCGCGTGGCCGCAGTCGATCGCCTCGATGACGATCTTCAGGCCCTCGGCCAGGAACAGGCCGCTCTCCTCGCGCTCCTTGCGCATGTGCAGGGCGCGGACGGCCTTGACGGTGGTGTTGGTCAGGGAGGTGACGGTCTTGGTGTTCATGTCCCTCAGCCTTCAGACGACCAGCGCGCGAAGAACGACAGGCCAATCTGGCGGTCGCCCTTTTCCTCGACGAGGGACAGTTCGCCCCAGTCTATGACGCCGCCACGACCTTGTAGTTCTTGCGCCAGGAGTCCCGACATCGCCGCCCCGGAGACGCGAGCGGCATAGGCGTTCATCAGCAGGAACGAGGCGTCGTCGCTGAGCAGGGCGGCGCAGTCCTTGGTCAGAGCGGCCAGATCTTCGAACAGGCGCCAGACCTCGCCGTCGGCGCCGCGGCCGAACTTCGGCGGGTCCAGAATGATGCCGTCGTATGTGTTGCCGCGCCGCACCTCGCGCGCCACGAACTTGCGAGCGTCCTCGACGATCCAGCGGATCGGCTTGTCGGCCAGCCCGGCGAAGGCGGCGTTTTCGCGCGCGAAGCCGACCGACTTCTTGGAGGCGTCGACATGGGTCACGGCCGCACCGGCGGCGGCGCAGACCAGCGAGGCCACGCCCGTATAGCCGAACAGATTCAGCACCTTGGGCTGGGGACCTGAGCCCGCGCACAGCGCCCGCACGCGCTCATCCTGCCAGGCCCAGTTGGCCGCCTGCTCGGGGAAGAAGGCCAGATGGCGGAACGGCGTGAACTGGCCGTGGAACTTGGCCTGGCCCCAGGCCAGATCGAACTTCTCGATCGGCTTGCCCTTGAACCGCCAGCGGCCCGCTTCGTCCTCGTCGGTGGGGTCGAAGACGGCGTCGGCGTTGTCCCAGACCTTCTGGTCCAGGCGCGGCGCCCAGAAGCACTGCGGCTCGGGGCGTACAACGGTGTAGCGGCCGTAGCGCTCCAGCTTCTTGCCGTGGCCGCTGTCCAGCAGGGCGTAGTCGGCCCAGCCGGTGGTGCGCATGACGATGGGGGCGGGGGCGATCTTGGGAGCCATCGCCCGCCCATACCGCCTTAGGCCCGGGGGCGTCCAGAGCGCGGCGTATGCAGGGTCTTGTCCCAGTGGTGCGGCGCGGTCACGAACTGATGCAGCGCCTTGACCGCCGCCACGCTCTGGCAGAGCCAATAGGCGGGCATGCCCAGCAGGTGCAACGCCTTGGGCCGGCCGCCGGCCCGCATCACGCCGCGGGCCCCGGCGATGGCGGCCGCTCCCCATCCCGCGAAGTACAGAACAAGGTCGTGCGGCGGGATCTGAAAGGCCGCGTCGGGCAGGAAATCGACGAGGGCCAGCGCGATCGCCACGCCCATGACGGGTCCATGCAGATGCGACGAGGCGACCGACTGGGCCAGGGTCAGGATGAGGGCGATGGCGTTGCGCGGCTGGCGCGGGACCGGGCCGCGCGCATGAACCGCGAGCGTCTGCATATGGCCCTTGATCCAGCGCGCTCGCTGCGGGAACCACTGGGCGCGCGTGGTCGGGGCGGTCTCCCAGGTGGGACGATGGATGACGTCCAGCCGGTAACCCGCCGCCGCGAGCCGGAACCCGACATCCGCATCTTCGGTCACATTGTACGGATCCCACGCGCCAATCTCGCGCAAGGGGGCGATCTTGAAGTGATTGCTGGTGCCGCCCAGCGGGAACGGCAGGCCCCAGCGGGCCAGGGCTGGTAGCAGCACCTCGAAATGCGCGGCGTACTCCAGTCGAAACTGCGACGGCAGGAAAAGCGAGAAGCCGGGGTCCTCGATGCGCAGCGGCGCTTGCAGGCAGGCCAGGCGCGCGTCGGACGCGGCGAACCGCGCGGCCGCCTCGCGCAGTTGCCCAGGATCCGGCATGTCCTCGGCGTCGTAGATCACCACCAGATCGCCGCGCGCACGCTCCAGCGCATAGTTGCAGGCCCGAGGCTTGGTGCGTGGGGTTCCAGGCGGAACCACCAGCACCTGGATGAAGCTGGGCAGATCCAGCGCGCGAGCGGCCGCGCGGGTGACCTCGTCGTCGGCCTCCAGCACGATCAGCGCCTGCAGACGGTCGCGCGGGTAGTCGATGGCGGCGAGGCTCGCGACCAGCTCCGGCAGAACCTCCGCCTCGCGGTAGAGGGGCGTGATGAGCGTGTAGCTCGGCAGGTCGGCCTCGGCCAAGGCCGGGCTGTGATGCCTCGGCAAGGGCGTCATCGCCGCCGCGAGCCGGGTCAGGCCGCCGAGCAGAAAGATGAAGAAGAACAGGTGATGTGTGGCGACCATGGTCTCCATCGGCGCCAGTGCGACGCCGAGCGCGGCGAGCAGCCCGGCGATCGCCACCGCGACAGCCTGGGGCTGTGAGAGCGAGCGATGGGCCCCGTCGCGATCCGGGACGCCTGCCCCTAGACCTGCCCGCTGGATTTCGCCCTGTTCGACGGACACAGGTCCGCGCGCCGGCGCAAGCGCCGGTTCCAGCCGTCTGTCTTCGCGCGCCATGGATGCCCCTGGATACGCCAATCGCCCCAACGGAGCCGATAACGGAATCTCAACCAAAAAGTGTCAAATGAAAAAAATGCGCGTTTTAAGAC
Proteins encoded:
- a CDS encoding amino acid permease, with the translated sequence MAGNRLFLKKSIASIQKEAAHSQLKRTLGPINLMSLGVGAIIGAGIFVLTGQVASANAGPAIMLSFIVAGIACALAGLCYAELASTMPVSGSAYTYAYGTLGEVFAWIMGWLLVLEYGVAASTVAVGWSGYVVSTLHALGINFPMIQVAGADAPMWATPLIQAVAAPGGGTMFAMTGTLNLVAAIGIAMVSALLVVGVSESANVNNAIVVIKVIVLVTFIAVGAQYINPANWVPFIPEPTGQPGEFGIGGIFRGAAIIFFAYVGFEAVSTAAAEAKNPSRDVPIGILGALIICTLIYMAVAAVMTGVVPFRELASPAPIAVAIDRMGLEWADIPYAAAEGGKLNLLSFAIKIGAITGLSSVMLVLCYGQTRIFYTMARDGLLPKVFAEIHPKFRTPWMGTILLGVVIAIAASFLPISLLGDLVSLGTAVAFSIVCLSVIYLRIKHPDLPRPFKVPGGIFTAAAGIAACLFLAYQNFQPMIVHAMNDNPLPLMILGGYAAVGAIIYIAYGYWHSKLAKGIDITEETDANSPA
- the hrpB gene encoding ATP-dependent helicase HrpB; translation: MRFQGLCLHPMLPIENVLPALKAALLANNATVLVAPPGAGKTTAVPLALLDAPWVEGRKIIVLEPRRLAARAAAARLASNLGESVGDTVGFRVRLQSKVSARTRIEVVTEGVFTRMILDDPGLDGVAAVLFDEFHERSLDADLGLAFARDVQSVLREDLRLLIMSATLDGARISSLLDDAPIVESQGRMFPVDTRYLGRDERQRLEERVGRAVERALAEESGSILVFLPGQGEIRRAESWLNERLRRPDVDIAPLYGALEPAAQDRAISPAPPGRRKVVLATSIAETSLTIEGVRVVIDAGQARVPRFDPASGITRLETVRVSRAAADQRRGRAGRTEPGVCYRLWDEPETRSLPAFARPEILEADLSRLALDLARWGTKDPGDLTFLDPPPAAAFAEARTLLTRVQALDSQGDLTAHGKALADLPLPPRLAHMVARGAASGQAREAAEIAAVLTEQGLGGRDVDLRRRLEGLHRDRSPRGRDAMALVERWARAAGKPPKGKGGSAKPLEIGLLLAEAYPERVAKARGKPGEFQLAGGRGVYLEPTDTLAREAWLAVGELGGGDSRDRILLAAAVDEADLRETFADRLVAEDRLETTGGKVRAKRLLRLGKLVLEERLIENPDPAMIATALMDQVRAEGLSALRLGERGRALLDRVAFLRAVDGDTWPDLSESALIARLDEWLEPLLAGRSSLSSLDEGTLHDALKTLVPWDLQRKMDALLPARFEAPTGNTFAIDYSAEGGPRVEVRVGELYGLSEHPSVAGGKVPLTLSLLSPAHRPIQITKDLPGFWKGSWREVKVEMKGRYPRHVWPDDPANAAPVTRAKPRGT
- a CDS encoding TrmH family RNA methyltransferase, with protein sequence MNTKTVTSLTNTTVKAVRALHMRKEREESGLFLAEGLKIVIEAIDCGHAPKIVMYGPDAADHPMLKKAVAACLKAGGEVIEVNREILEKVSRRDNPQAVVAVFRQVFTPLSAIVPESAPCWVAMQAVRDPGNLGTVIRTADAAGCGGVILVGDCVDPYSVEGVRATMGSIFAVKIAKATIPEFLAWRETWPGSVVGTLLTATVDHKSADYVKPSLILMGNEQQGLPPELAAACDVNVKIPMRGRADSLNLSVATGIMIYTVTG
- a CDS encoding class I SAM-dependent methyltransferase, coding for MAPKIAPAPIVMRTTGWADYALLDSGHGKKLERYGRYTVVRPEPQCFWAPRLDQKVWDNADAVFDPTDEDEAGRWRFKGKPIEKFDLAWGQAKFHGQFTPFRHLAFFPEQAANWAWQDERVRALCAGSGPQPKVLNLFGYTGVASLVCAAAGAAVTHVDASKKSVGFARENAAFAGLADKPIRWIVEDARKFVAREVRRGNTYDGIILDPPKFGRGADGEVWRLFEDLAALTKDCAALLSDDASFLLMNAYAARVSGAAMSGLLAQELQGRGGVIDWGELSLVEEKGDRQIGLSFFARWSSEG